A single Sylvia atricapilla isolate bSylAtr1 chromosome 29, bSylAtr1.pri, whole genome shotgun sequence DNA region contains:
- the DDIT3 gene encoding DNA damage-inducible transcript 3 protein isoform X1 — protein MGNETRRQRGPAHSHNPRPFPTSPAPRPVPAVGRGSFPAIASSPRDPPTRWAVPLVPPLERLHWLALPCQSRPSCAHWLSPPERCVRLPLKRRGGGQGAARDDADEDEPGAATGAGPGGAGTTQKGIQEKVRSCRPPHLRAARAGPEVTMAAEGLWGPGGPPGWELEGWYQDLQEVLAAEPPGAAPTWGAEQVSAGPAAPPGRGMRSVLHHRSRFPLSPQAEPGPGAYGLDLALAEELLELLGPEGAAPVEPPSAAPGGSDPARPGPAEEEEEEEVRGARRKRRGGPGDPRERDGERRVRELTAQNERLRAEIQRLSAEVQRTRAALIDRIVNLRKV, from the exons ATGGGCAACGAGACCCGGCGGCAGCGAGGCCCCGCCCACTCCCATAATCCCCGCCCATTCCCGACAAGTCCCGCCCCTCGCCCCGTGCCCGCTGTGGGGCGTGGCTCATTTCCCGCCATTGCATCATCCCCTCGTGACCCTCCCACGCGCTGGGCGGTGCCGCTCGTCCCACCCCTGGAGCGCCTCCATTGGTTGGCGCTTCCCTGCCAATCACGGCCTTCGTGCGCCCATTGGCTGTCGCCGCCCGAGCGTTGCGTCAGGCTGCCCTTAAAGCGGCGCGGCGGGGGGCAGGGCGCAGCGCGGGACGATGCGGACGAGGATGAACCGGGGGCAGCGaccggagcggggccggggggagccGGGACCACCCAGAAAG GCATCCAGGAGAAAGTGCGTTCTTGCCGACCACCACACCTGAGAGCAG CCCGCGCCGGGCCCGAGGTGACAATGGCGGCCGAAGGGCTGTGGGGGCCGGGCGGCCCCCCcggctgggagctggaggggtGGTACCAGGACCTGCAGGAGGTGTTGGCGGCGGAGCCCCCCGGAGCCGCCCCCACCTGGGGGGCTGAGCAGGTGAGCGCGGGGCCGGCAGCGCCCCCGGGGCGGGGGATGCGGTCCGTGCTCCATCACCGTTCCCGCTTCCCGCTCTCTCCGCAGGCGGAGCCGGGCCCGGGGGCCTACGGGCTGGACCTGGCTCTGGccgaggagctgctggagctgctgggaccGGAGGGAGCGGCTCCAGTGGAGCCCCCGAGCGCGGCCCCCGGCGGGAGTGAcccggcccggccgggccccgccgaggaggaggaagaggaggaggtgcgGGGGGCGCGGAGGAAGCGGCGCGGCGGCCCCGGAGATCCGCGGGAGCGGGACGGGGAGCGGCGGGTGCGGGAGCTGACGGCGCAGAACGAGCGGCTCCGCGCGGAGATCCAGCGGCTCAGCGCCGAGGTGCAGCGCACCCGGGCCGCGCTCATCGACCGCATCGTCAACCTGCGCAAGGTGTAG
- the DCTN2 gene encoding dynactin subunit 2 isoform X2 has product MLGEGLGAKETPQQRFQRLQHEVQELLRDVEQIQSSVKESGAEEELTPMALARQVEVLKQQLLSSHLEKVLGPGAAVDFADPEGALAKRLLQQLEVAKCSKATPGKGPARDPAPAGDAVTFELYWRPEQDQFAQSAKVSELEKRLAQLEAAMRCEPDSQNPLLVGLKGSSLMDTVQVLQAKVNVLDMAVLDQVEARLQSVLGKVNEIAKHKATVQDADTQSKIHQLYETLQSWDAVASALPDVVQRLVTLRDLHEQATQFGQVLVHLDTTQQEIAGALKDNAVLLAEVQKTMKDNLAIVEDNFANIDARIKRLQK; this is encoded by the exons CTGGGTGAGGGTCTTGGTGCCAAGGAGACACCGCAGCAGCGATTCCAGCGGTTGCAGCACgaggtgcaggagctgctccgGGATGTGGAGCAGATCCAG AGCTCGGTGAAGGAGTCgggggctgaggaggagctCACGCCCATGGCCCTGGCCAGGCAGGTGGAggtgctgaagcagcagctgctcagctcccaCCTGGAGAAGGTGCTGGGCCCTGGTGCCGCCGTGGACTTTGCTGACCCCGAGGGTGCCCTGGCAAA gcggctgctgcagcagctggaggtggccAAGTGCAGCAAAGCCACACCGGGGAAGGGCCCCGCACGGGACCCCGCCCCTGCCGGCGATGCTGTCACCTTCGAGCTCTACTGGAGGCCGGAGCAGGACCAGTTTGCCCAGTCTGCCAAg GTGTCGGAGCTGGAGAAACgtctggcacagctggaggcagcCATGAGGTGTGAGCCTGACAGCCAG AACCCACTGCTGGTGGGGCTCAAGGGCTCCAGCCTCATG GACACGGTGCAGGTGCTGCAGGCCAAGGTGAATGTTCTGGACATGGCTGTGCTGGACCAGGTGGAGGCTCGGCTGCAG AGCGTTCTGGGGAAAGTGAATGAGATCGCCAAGCACAAAGCCACAGTGCAGGACGCTGACACTCAGAGCAAG ATCCACCAGCTGTACGAGACGCTGCAGAGCTGGGACGCTGTGGCCAGTGCCCTGCCCGACGTGGTGCAGCGCCTGGTGACCCTGCGGGACCTGCACGAGCAAG CCACCCAGTTCGGGCAGGTGCTGGTGCACCTGGACACGACGCAGCAGGAGATTGCGGGGGCTCTCAAGGACAATGCAGTGCTCTTGGCAGAG GTGCAGAAGACGATGAAGGACAACCTGGCCATTGTCGAGGACAACTTTGCCAACATCGATGCCCGCATCAAGCGGCTGCAGAAGTGA
- the DDIT3 gene encoding DNA damage-inducible transcript 3 protein isoform X2, whose product MGNETRRQRGPAHSHNPRPFPTSPAPRPVPAVGRGSFPAIASSPRDPPTRWAVPLVPPLERLHWLALPCQSRPSCAHWLSPPERCVRLPLKRRGGGQGAARDDADEDEPGAATGAGPGGAGTTQKGIQEKVRSCRPPHLRAARAGPEVTMAAEGLWGPGGPPGWELEGWYQDLQEVLAAEPPGAAPTWGAEQAEPGPGAYGLDLALAEELLELLGPEGAAPVEPPSAAPGGSDPARPGPAEEEEEEEVRGARRKRRGGPGDPRERDGERRVRELTAQNERLRAEIQRLSAEVQRTRAALIDRIVNLRKV is encoded by the exons ATGGGCAACGAGACCCGGCGGCAGCGAGGCCCCGCCCACTCCCATAATCCCCGCCCATTCCCGACAAGTCCCGCCCCTCGCCCCGTGCCCGCTGTGGGGCGTGGCTCATTTCCCGCCATTGCATCATCCCCTCGTGACCCTCCCACGCGCTGGGCGGTGCCGCTCGTCCCACCCCTGGAGCGCCTCCATTGGTTGGCGCTTCCCTGCCAATCACGGCCTTCGTGCGCCCATTGGCTGTCGCCGCCCGAGCGTTGCGTCAGGCTGCCCTTAAAGCGGCGCGGCGGGGGGCAGGGCGCAGCGCGGGACGATGCGGACGAGGATGAACCGGGGGCAGCGaccggagcggggccggggggagccGGGACCACCCAGAAAG GCATCCAGGAGAAAGTGCGTTCTTGCCGACCACCACACCTGAGAGCAG CCCGCGCCGGGCCCGAGGTGACAATGGCGGCCGAAGGGCTGTGGGGGCCGGGCGGCCCCCCcggctgggagctggaggggtGGTACCAGGACCTGCAGGAGGTGTTGGCGGCGGAGCCCCCCGGAGCCGCCCCCACCTGGGGGGCTGAGCAG GCGGAGCCGGGCCCGGGGGCCTACGGGCTGGACCTGGCTCTGGccgaggagctgctggagctgctgggaccGGAGGGAGCGGCTCCAGTGGAGCCCCCGAGCGCGGCCCCCGGCGGGAGTGAcccggcccggccgggccccgccgaggaggaggaagaggaggaggtgcgGGGGGCGCGGAGGAAGCGGCGCGGCGGCCCCGGAGATCCGCGGGAGCGGGACGGGGAGCGGCGGGTGCGGGAGCTGACGGCGCAGAACGAGCGGCTCCGCGCGGAGATCCAGCGGCTCAGCGCCGAGGTGCAGCGCACCCGGGCCGCGCTCATCGACCGCATCGTCAACCTGCGCAAGGTGTAG